In a genomic window of Verrucomicrobiota bacterium:
- a CDS encoding (2Fe-2S)-binding protein — MSETIPITIDGVEVQAKPGQTILEAADAAGIYIPRLCYQKDLVPFGACRVCTVLVNGRPQPACTQPVAPEMVIDNSSEKVQTYRRNIIEMLFVEGNHFCMFCEKSGNCELQALAYRFGITAPKYPFLFPKREVDASHPDIFVDHNRCILCARCVRASRDVDGKNVFGFVGRGPHKKVAVNADANLGGTDAAATDKALDICPVGALMRKRVGYAVPVGQRDYDTKPIGSDIETSKAK; from the coding sequence ATGAGCGAGACGATCCCAATCACCATCGACGGGGTGGAGGTCCAGGCGAAGCCGGGCCAGACCATCCTCGAGGCGGCCGACGCGGCGGGCATCTACATCCCGCGGCTCTGTTACCAGAAAGACCTCGTGCCGTTCGGCGCGTGCCGCGTGTGTACGGTGCTCGTCAACGGGCGGCCGCAGCCGGCGTGTACGCAGCCGGTGGCGCCGGAGATGGTTATCGACAACAGCAGCGAGAAGGTACAGACGTACCGGCGCAACATCATCGAGATGCTGTTCGTCGAGGGCAACCACTTCTGCATGTTCTGCGAGAAGAGCGGCAACTGCGAGCTCCAGGCGCTCGCGTACCGGTTCGGGATTACGGCGCCAAAGTACCCGTTCCTGTTTCCGAAGCGCGAGGTTGACGCGTCGCACCCGGACATCTTCGTCGACCATAACCGCTGCATCCTGTGCGCACGCTGCGTGCGGGCCTCGCGCGATGTGGACGGCAAGAACGTGTTCGGTTTTGTCGGGCGCGGGCCGCACAAGAAGGTGGCGGTCAATGCCGACGCCAACCTGGGCGGGACCGACGCGGCGGCAACCGACAAGGCGCTGGACATCTGCCCAGTGGGCGCGCTGATGCGCAAGCGCGTCGGCTACGCCGTGCCCGTCGGCCAGCGCGACTACGACACAAAGCCGATCGGCTCGGACATCGAGACGTCGAAAGCCAAGTGA
- a CDS encoding DUF3604 domain-containing protein, whose protein sequence is MRRLQLPDPVCLNDGRGSDKYPCAIVDRHNRLWLAWQRFADGRDTTVVTCLRDNFVVYREELGATGYAYKPVLCEDAAGRIAVAWSEVGEGGSAVCLSWIAHGQHSPPGYVSMGGRDLEPSLAADAQGRLWVAYHSFRSGRASVFLRVFQDGWSDEIEVTPGMEAYRPSVVTLGGGRVRVFFDAFAGGRYDVYSVDCDGRGVGAPQRWSTGGTWCNSASAVRDGRGGAAVAWTGIGSGAYVCHDVAVDGRVERVASLETRYASHAIAADRDSVWLAWRGPKSVMLARRLDRTTGTWSAAVAVDRSGLYTRRPAVALNRSGVLWVAWQGSPANGKHPVRDARVFLQALPPDVAHAPADPMLPPHAWPSEAGHEIPLPFDESTPYKTSDGRRVFFGDIHGQISFSDGLGTHDQFYNFERHVSRLDLGAVTDHCDYPDGVAPSEWNVTRLLASAFNEPGQFVTLLGYEWTSNEVRDDFGHKNVYFPGDRGEVFSPLRESGRTPEALHAGAKRYGALVVPHHVSANWGSVSAATDWSRHDPETERLCEIASIHGAMEYDGNPRAHSQPPVPNCSVQAALARGCRLGLIASSDTHQLAPGRDGGIVAVVCDELSREAVFEALRSRRCYASTGPRLLIEFSVNGHGMGNEAPAAGDVPVVVAYRVEADRPIVAVQIVRDNANVHREDPVGSSCSGEWRDPASRSPGVFYYLRVELEDNAFAWSSPVWIV, encoded by the coding sequence ATGAGGCGTCTGCAACTCCCAGATCCGGTCTGCCTGAACGATGGGCGCGGCAGCGACAAGTACCCGTGCGCCATCGTCGATCGGCACAACCGGCTGTGGCTTGCCTGGCAGCGCTTTGCCGACGGGCGCGACACGACGGTGGTGACCTGTCTGCGCGACAACTTCGTCGTCTACCGGGAGGAACTGGGTGCCACGGGCTACGCGTACAAACCGGTGCTGTGCGAGGACGCCGCCGGCCGGATCGCGGTGGCATGGTCGGAAGTGGGCGAGGGCGGCTCAGCCGTGTGCCTGAGCTGGATCGCCCATGGCCAGCATTCGCCGCCGGGGTACGTCTCGATGGGCGGGCGCGATCTCGAGCCGTCCCTGGCCGCCGACGCGCAGGGCCGGCTCTGGGTAGCCTATCATTCCTTCCGTTCGGGCAGGGCGAGTGTGTTCCTTCGAGTATTCCAGGACGGGTGGAGCGACGAGATCGAGGTCACGCCCGGCATGGAGGCGTATCGGCCTTCGGTCGTGACGCTCGGGGGCGGGCGCGTGCGGGTTTTCTTCGATGCGTTTGCCGGCGGGCGGTACGATGTGTATTCGGTCGATTGCGACGGGCGGGGCGTCGGCGCACCGCAGCGTTGGTCCACGGGCGGAACCTGGTGCAACTCGGCGTCGGCCGTGCGCGATGGACGCGGCGGCGCCGCGGTGGCCTGGACCGGGATCGGCTCAGGCGCCTACGTCTGCCACGACGTCGCCGTGGACGGGCGCGTCGAGCGTGTGGCGTCGCTCGAGACGCGGTACGCCTCGCACGCCATTGCGGCCGACCGCGATTCGGTGTGGCTCGCGTGGCGTGGGCCCAAGTCGGTTATGCTCGCGCGGCGTCTCGACCGGACGACGGGCACATGGTCGGCGGCGGTCGCCGTGGACCGCAGCGGGCTGTACACGCGGCGGCCCGCGGTGGCGCTCAATCGCTCGGGCGTCCTCTGGGTGGCGTGGCAGGGCTCTCCGGCCAACGGCAAGCACCCGGTGCGCGACGCGCGGGTCTTTCTCCAGGCGTTGCCGCCGGATGTGGCTCATGCGCCCGCCGATCCGATGCTGCCGCCGCACGCCTGGCCAAGCGAGGCGGGCCACGAAATACCGCTGCCGTTCGACGAGTCCACGCCGTACAAGACGAGCGACGGCAGACGGGTCTTCTTCGGCGATATCCACGGCCAGATCTCATTCTCCGACGGCCTGGGCACGCACGACCAGTTCTACAACTTCGAGCGGCATGTCAGCCGGCTCGATCTGGGCGCCGTGACCGACCACTGCGACTACCCGGACGGCGTTGCGCCGTCGGAGTGGAACGTGACGCGGCTGCTCGCGTCCGCGTTCAACGAACCCGGACAGTTCGTGACGCTGCTTGGCTACGAGTGGACCTCGAACGAGGTGCGCGACGACTTCGGCCACAAGAACGTCTACTTCCCGGGAGACCGGGGGGAGGTGTTCTCGCCGCTGCGCGAGTCGGGCCGGACGCCTGAGGCGCTCCATGCCGGGGCGAAACGCTACGGGGCGCTGGTGGTGCCGCATCATGTCTCGGCGAACTGGGGCTCGGTCTCCGCCGCGACCGACTGGTCACGGCACGATCCCGAGACCGAGCGGCTGTGCGAGATCGCATCCATCCATGGCGCGATGGAGTATGACGGGAATCCGCGTGCGCACTCCCAGCCGCCCGTGCCGAACTGCTCAGTCCAGGCCGCGCTGGCGAGAGGCTGCAGGCTGGGCCTGATCGCCAGCAGTGACACCCACCAACTTGCACCGGGCAGGGACGGCGGGATTGTGGCGGTCGTGTGCGACGAGCTGTCGCGCGAGGCCGTGTTCGAGGCGCTCCGGTCGAGACGATGCTATGCGTCAACCGGACCACGGCTGCTCATCGAGTTCAGCGTCAACGGCCACGGAATGGGGAATGAGGCGCCCGCAGCCGGGGATGTCCCGGTGGTTGTCGCGTACAGGGTCGAGGCCGACCGTCCTATCGTCGCCGTGCAGATCGTCAGGGACAACGCCAACGTCCACCGCGAGGATCCGGTCGGCTCGAGCTGCTCGGGCGAGTGGCGCGACCCAGCCTCCCGGTCTCCGGGCGTCTTCTACTACCTCCGCGTCGAGCTCGAAGACAACGCGTTCGCATGGTCCAGCCCTGTCTGGATTGTGTGA
- a CDS encoding cob(I)yrinic acid a,c-diamide adenosyltransferase translates to MIQFYVGDGKGKTTAAIGLAVRALGAALRVAIVQFDKGEAPDGPGYSERRVLDGLDGLTLIATGRDRRNPDGSFRTGNTDDDYREARHGLEVVARLLDNGRHDLIVCDELLSCLTTGLLERRDVEAILDQHGGREHVELVLTGRCNDEALLARADLITEMRNIKHYYDAGVEARRGYDY, encoded by the coding sequence GTGATCCAGTTCTACGTTGGGGACGGCAAGGGCAAGACGACAGCGGCGATCGGGCTGGCAGTCCGGGCGCTGGGCGCTGCGCTGCGCGTGGCCATCGTGCAGTTCGACAAAGGTGAGGCGCCTGACGGGCCGGGTTACTCGGAACGGCGCGTGCTCGACGGGCTTGACGGGCTGACGCTGATCGCCACGGGCCGCGACCGCCGCAACCCGGACGGCTCGTTCCGTACCGGGAATACCGACGACGACTACCGCGAGGCGCGGCACGGGCTCGAGGTGGTCGCCCGCCTGCTCGACAACGGGCGCCACGATCTCATTGTGTGCGACGAACTGCTTTCCTGTCTGACCACCGGGCTGTTGGAGCGGCGCGACGTCGAGGCGATTCTCGACCAACACGGCGGGCGTGAGCATGTCGAGCTGGTGCTCACGGGCCGGTGCAACGACGAGGCGCTCCTGGCCCGCGCCGATCTGATCACCGAGATGCGGAACATCAAGCACTACTACGACGCCGGCGTCGAGGCGCGGCGCGGATATGACTACTGA
- a CDS encoding response regulator, translated as MQDGKYVILCIDDDQDILESLRLVLEANGYIMLGAATGEEGLRIYKQTKPDLLIVDLMMEEVDAGTSFVRELKASGNTAPIYMLSSVGDSLNLSADYSELGLTGVFQKPIDPETLLTILRKKLK; from the coding sequence ATGCAAGACGGCAAGTACGTAATCCTCTGTATTGACGACGACCAGGACATCCTTGAGTCGCTGCGGCTTGTGCTCGAGGCCAACGGCTACATCATGCTCGGCGCGGCGACGGGCGAGGAGGGTCTGCGCATCTACAAGCAGACGAAGCCGGACCTGCTCATCGTTGACCTGATGATGGAAGAGGTGGACGCCGGCACGAGCTTTGTCAGGGAGCTCAAGGCCTCCGGCAACACGGCGCCGATCTACATGCTCAGCTCGGTGGGTGACAGCCTCAACCTGAGCGCGGATTACTCCGAGCTCGGGCTCACGGGCGTGTTCCAGAAGCCGATCGACCCGGAGACGCTGCTCACTATCCTTCGCAAGAAGCTCAAGTAG
- a CDS encoding Ni/Fe hydrogenase subunit alpha, translating into MKRIAIEPVTRVEGHGKVTILLDAQNRVKQARLHIVEFRGFERFIQGRLFWEVPVIVQRLCGICPVSHHLAGAKAMDQIVGGENLTPTAEKVRRLMHYGQTLQSHALHFFHLCSPDLLFGFDADPAIRNVIGVAAKYPELAVQGVMLRKYGQEIIKVTAGKKIHGTGAIPGGVNKNVSIAERDALLKDLDQNVTWARSALKLAKDYTVEHLETLAPFGSFDSNHLSLVRADGAMDLYHGNLKAIDAAGKAIFDQVDYQNYLDYIAEEVRPWSYMKFPFIKSLGPENGWYRVGPLARLNTAKFIDTPEAEAARKEFVAVTDGKPNNITMAYHWARLIELLHSVEKIKELLHDPDLQGTDLVVKGERRNEGIGLIEAPRGTLFHHYKVNENDQITMANLIVSTTNNNEPMNRAVQRVAADHISGKPEVTEGLLNHVEVAIRAYDPCLSCATHALGKMPLVVELVDCEGKLVDRRAKG; encoded by the coding sequence TTGAAACGGATAGCGATTGAGCCGGTGACCCGCGTCGAGGGGCACGGCAAGGTAACCATCCTGCTTGACGCGCAGAACCGCGTCAAGCAGGCGCGGCTGCACATCGTGGAGTTCCGCGGCTTCGAGCGGTTTATTCAGGGTCGCCTGTTCTGGGAGGTCCCGGTCATCGTGCAGCGTCTGTGCGGCATCTGCCCGGTGAGCCATCACCTCGCGGGCGCCAAGGCGATGGACCAGATTGTCGGCGGCGAGAACCTCACGCCGACAGCGGAGAAGGTCCGGCGCCTGATGCACTATGGGCAGACGCTCCAGTCGCATGCGCTCCACTTCTTCCACTTGTGCTCGCCCGACCTGCTGTTCGGGTTCGACGCCGACCCGGCGATCCGCAACGTGATCGGCGTGGCGGCCAAGTATCCCGAGCTGGCGGTGCAGGGCGTCATGCTGCGCAAGTACGGCCAGGAGATCATCAAGGTCACAGCGGGCAAGAAGATCCACGGCACGGGCGCGATCCCGGGCGGCGTGAACAAAAACGTCTCCATTGCCGAGCGCGATGCGCTGCTCAAGGACCTCGACCAGAACGTCACGTGGGCGCGCAGCGCGCTCAAGCTCGCCAAGGACTATACCGTCGAGCACCTCGAGACGCTGGCGCCGTTCGGGTCGTTTGACTCGAACCACCTGTCGCTCGTGCGCGCCGATGGGGCAATGGACCTCTATCACGGCAACCTCAAGGCGATCGACGCGGCGGGCAAGGCGATCTTCGACCAGGTTGACTACCAGAACTACCTCGACTACATCGCCGAGGAAGTGCGGCCCTGGTCGTACATGAAGTTCCCGTTCATCAAGTCGCTCGGGCCGGAGAACGGCTGGTACCGCGTCGGGCCGCTCGCGCGGCTCAACACGGCCAAGTTCATCGACACGCCCGAGGCCGAGGCGGCGCGCAAGGAGTTCGTAGCCGTCACCGACGGCAAGCCGAACAACATCACGATGGCCTACCACTGGGCGCGCCTGATCGAGCTGCTCCACTCGGTCGAGAAGATCAAGGAATTGCTCCACGACCCGGACCTGCAGGGGACGGATCTCGTGGTCAAGGGCGAGCGGCGGAATGAAGGGATCGGCCTGATCGAGGCGCCGCGCGGGACGCTGTTCCACCACTACAAGGTGAACGAGAACGATCAGATCACGATGGCGAACCTGATCGTTTCGACGACGAACAATAACGAGCCGATGAACCGCGCCGTGCAGCGGGTGGCCGCCGACCACATCTCGGGCAAGCCCGAAGTGACCGAGGGGCTGCTCAACCACGTCGAGGTGGCGATCCGGGCCTACGATCCGTGCCTGTCGTGCGCGACGCATGCGCTTGGCAAAATGCCGCTCGTTGTCGAACTGGTTGACTGCGAGGGCAAGCTGGTCGACCGGCGCGCGAAAGGGTAA
- a CDS encoding GNAT family N-acetyltransferase gives MIAGEKVRLRALQEEDAEDCWRWFNTWEMVRNLEIRYPVSRLAEREFIANAMKPQADDKVFAIEALDGGAYLGNVGLHRISWEDRRATFGIFIGEKAYWGKGYGTDATRAIVRFAFEQMNLNRVDLQVLADNERGIRCYEKVGFVREGVQRQHRYREGRYVDMVVMSILREEYETRRDEFLPKQVDTPRHARED, from the coding sequence ATGATTGCGGGCGAGAAAGTGCGCTTGCGAGCGCTGCAGGAAGAGGACGCCGAGGACTGCTGGCGCTGGTTCAACACCTGGGAGATGGTGCGCAACCTCGAGATCCGCTATCCGGTCTCGCGGCTGGCCGAGCGGGAGTTCATCGCGAACGCAATGAAGCCGCAGGCGGACGACAAGGTGTTCGCGATCGAGGCGCTCGATGGCGGCGCGTATCTCGGCAACGTCGGGTTGCACCGGATCTCATGGGAGGACCGGCGGGCGACGTTCGGCATCTTCATCGGCGAGAAGGCCTACTGGGGCAAGGGGTACGGCACGGACGCGACGCGTGCGATCGTGCGATTCGCGTTCGAGCAGATGAATCTGAACCGGGTCGATCTGCAGGTGCTGGCCGACAACGAGCGCGGGATTCGCTGCTACGAGAAGGTCGGCTTTGTGCGCGAAGGCGTGCAGCGCCAGCACCGCTACCGCGAGGGGCGCTACGTGGACATGGTCGTCATGTCGATCTTGCGCGAGGAATACGAAACACGACGCGATGAGTTCCTGCCGAAGCAGGTCGACACGCCGCGCCACGCCCGGGAGGACTGA
- a CDS encoding NAD(P)H-dependent oxidoreductase subunit E, giving the protein MSGLEAEIKAICKAVGNDRTRTMDIVRAVQDKHGCVSSEAIDVIAKQVGTPRVEVEGVVSFYSFLSEQPKGKVVIRLCHDIIDQMQGCDRVAQAFAEELGIAFGETTPDGMISLEYAACIGMSDQAPAALVNDVVVTHLSSDAAREIVRKLKADPDPKRLVASLGDGNNAHPKVQSMVMNNIRVRGPVVLADFDSGEGLRKAVAMTPAEVIRDIKTARLRGRGGAGFPTGLKWEFTRKASGDQRYVLCNADEGEPGTFKDRVILTEHPDLMFEGMTIAGYAIGAETGIVYLRGEYAYLRAFLEEVLETRRKQGLLGRNVCRKEGFNFDIRIQMGAGAYVCGEETALISSCEGKRGDPKNRPPFPAQKGYLDGPTVVNNVETFCCVSRILEKGPGWFAESGSKGSAGTKLLSIAGDCRRPGVYELPFGVTLREVLDLAGASDAAAVQVGGPSGQLVGPKDFDRMICYDDLATGGSIMVFGPERNVLEVVREFLEFFVDESCGYCTPCRVGNVLMKERVEQIIAGRGEPADLDYLQELAETVKACSRCGLGQTSPNPVLTTLKNFRPAYEALVKQDKDGFRPTFVLSEAVGDAEAISGRKSVHTHQ; this is encoded by the coding sequence ATGAGCGGTCTTGAAGCGGAAATCAAGGCGATCTGCAAGGCGGTCGGCAATGATCGAACACGTACAATGGACATCGTGCGCGCCGTGCAGGACAAGCACGGCTGCGTCTCGAGCGAAGCAATCGACGTGATCGCCAAGCAGGTGGGCACGCCGCGGGTCGAGGTCGAGGGCGTGGTTTCGTTCTACTCGTTCCTCTCCGAGCAGCCCAAGGGCAAGGTGGTCATCCGGCTCTGTCACGACATTATTGATCAGATGCAGGGGTGCGACCGGGTGGCGCAGGCGTTCGCGGAGGAGCTGGGGATCGCGTTTGGCGAGACTACGCCGGACGGGATGATCTCGCTCGAGTACGCGGCTTGCATCGGGATGAGCGATCAGGCGCCGGCGGCGTTGGTCAATGACGTGGTGGTGACGCACCTGTCGAGCGACGCGGCGCGCGAGATCGTGCGCAAGCTCAAAGCGGACCCGGATCCGAAGCGCCTCGTGGCGAGCTTGGGCGACGGCAACAACGCCCACCCCAAAGTGCAGTCCATGGTGATGAACAACATCCGCGTGCGCGGACCCGTCGTGTTGGCCGACTTCGATTCCGGCGAGGGGCTGCGCAAGGCAGTGGCGATGACACCGGCTGAGGTGATCCGCGACATCAAGACGGCGCGGCTGCGCGGCCGGGGCGGCGCGGGTTTCCCGACGGGGCTCAAGTGGGAGTTCACACGCAAGGCATCCGGCGATCAGCGCTACGTGCTGTGCAACGCCGACGAGGGCGAGCCGGGCACGTTCAAGGACCGTGTGATTCTGACCGAGCACCCGGACCTTATGTTCGAGGGCATGACGATCGCCGGCTACGCCATCGGCGCAGAGACGGGCATTGTGTATCTGCGCGGCGAGTACGCATATCTGCGCGCGTTTCTCGAGGAGGTGCTCGAGACGAGGCGCAAACAGGGGTTGCTCGGCAGGAACGTGTGCCGCAAGGAGGGCTTCAACTTCGACATCCGCATCCAGATGGGTGCGGGCGCCTATGTGTGCGGCGAGGAGACCGCGCTGATCAGCTCTTGCGAGGGCAAGCGCGGCGACCCGAAGAACCGCCCCCCCTTCCCGGCGCAGAAGGGCTACCTCGATGGGCCGACGGTGGTGAACAACGTCGAGACGTTCTGTTGCGTCTCGCGTATCCTCGAGAAGGGGCCAGGTTGGTTCGCCGAGTCGGGCTCGAAGGGCAGTGCGGGCACAAAGCTCCTGAGTATCGCGGGCGATTGCCGCCGGCCGGGCGTCTACGAACTGCCCTTCGGCGTGACGCTGCGCGAGGTGCTCGATCTGGCCGGTGCGAGCGACGCGGCCGCCGTGCAGGTCGGCGGGCCGAGCGGCCAGCTTGTCGGGCCGAAAGACTTCGATCGCATGATCTGCTACGACGACCTGGCCACAGGCGGCTCGATTATGGTGTTTGGCCCGGAACGCAACGTGCTCGAGGTCGTGCGCGAGTTCCTTGAGTTCTTCGTCGACGAGAGCTGCGGCTACTGCACGCCGTGCCGCGTGGGCAACGTGCTCATGAAGGAGCGCGTCGAGCAGATCATCGCCGGGCGCGGCGAGCCGGCCGATCTCGACTACCTCCAGGAACTGGCCGAGACGGTCAAGGCGTGCAGCCGGTGCGGGTTGGGGCAGACGTCGCCCAACCCGGTGCTGACGACGCTCAAGAACTTCCGGCCGGCCTACGAGGCGCTCGTGAAACAGGACAAGGACGGCTTCCGGCCCACGTTCGTGCTGAGCGAGGCGGTGGGCGATGCGGAAGCGATTAGCGGACGAAAATCAGTCCACACTCACCAATAG
- a CDS encoding NADP oxidoreductase, which produces MAKPKVATTSLAGCFGCHMSILDIDERILKLVELVDFDKSPINDIKKFTGRCAVGLIEGGCANEENVEVLREFRKHCDVLIAVGECAIMGDIPAMRNMVPLKECLDEAYLNGPSVYNPSGQVPNDPEIPLLLNKVYPINEVVKIDYFLPGCPPSADTIWQALTALLGGKPVELPYELIKYD; this is translated from the coding sequence ATGGCGAAACCGAAGGTTGCAACGACATCGCTGGCCGGCTGTTTCGGCTGTCACATGTCGATTCTGGACATTGACGAGCGGATCCTCAAGCTCGTCGAACTGGTGGACTTCGATAAGTCGCCCATCAACGACATCAAGAAGTTCACGGGGCGGTGCGCGGTGGGCCTTATCGAGGGCGGCTGCGCGAACGAGGAGAACGTTGAGGTGCTACGCGAGTTCCGCAAGCACTGCGACGTCCTCATCGCCGTGGGCGAGTGCGCCATCATGGGCGACATCCCGGCGATGCGAAACATGGTGCCGCTCAAAGAGTGTCTCGATGAGGCGTACCTGAACGGACCGAGCGTGTACAACCCGAGCGGGCAGGTGCCGAACGACCCGGAGATCCCGCTGCTCCTGAACAAGGTGTATCCGATCAATGAGGTCGTGAAGATTGACTACTTCCTGCCGGGGTGCCCGCCGTCAGCGGACACGATCTGGCAGGCGCTCACGGCGCTGCTCGGCGGCAAGCCCGTCGAGCTGCCCTACGAGCTTATCAAGTACGACTGA
- a CDS encoding hydrogenase maturation protease, which produces MGKGGRRVLVIGYGNPGRLDDGLGPAFARELERAGLPGVTVDADYQLAVEDAQAVAEHEVVVFVDASLTAPEPFTFRRIEANAGGQFSSHIVEPEGVLALAQQLFGATTEAYVLGIRGYVFDEFGETISEQAQANLAAALAFLERVIGEGSFSEAAKS; this is translated from the coding sequence ATGGGTAAGGGCGGTCGGCGCGTACTCGTGATCGGGTACGGCAATCCGGGCCGCCTCGACGATGGGCTCGGCCCGGCCTTTGCGCGCGAGCTCGAGCGGGCCGGCTTGCCGGGCGTCACGGTCGACGCCGACTACCAGTTGGCCGTCGAGGACGCGCAGGCGGTGGCCGAGCACGAGGTGGTTGTCTTCGTCGATGCGAGCCTCACGGCGCCTGAGCCGTTCACGTTCCGGCGCATCGAGGCGAACGCGGGCGGGCAGTTCAGCAGCCACATCGTCGAGCCTGAGGGCGTGCTCGCATTGGCGCAGCAGCTCTTCGGCGCGACGACCGAGGCATACGTGCTCGGCATTCGGGGCTACGTGTTCGACGAGTTCGGCGAGACGATCTCGGAGCAGGCCCAGGCCAATCTCGCGGCGGCGCTCGCCTTTCTCGAGCGTGTGATCGGCGAGGGCTCGTTCAGCGAGGCGGCGAAGTCGTGA
- a CDS encoding response regulator, producing MALDETRARTMAEQKTILIIDDDPDVLEGMRLPLEVGGYNVVVATSGEEGLAKVLECAPNLVILDVMMFTPTEGFHVAHTLRSDHPDSPYAKYRTVPILIVAATHQVTSLRPHLEGDEGVLPADDFVETPVDPKALLTKIGRLLGAR from the coding sequence ATGGCCCTGGATGAGACGCGCGCGAGAACGATGGCCGAGCAGAAGACGATCCTCATCATCGACGACGATCCCGACGTGCTCGAGGGGATGCGCCTGCCGCTCGAAGTGGGCGGCTACAATGTCGTTGTGGCCACGAGCGGCGAGGAGGGGTTGGCCAAGGTGCTCGAGTGCGCGCCGAACCTTGTCATCCTCGACGTCATGATGTTCACGCCGACTGAGGGGTTTCACGTCGCCCATACGCTGCGCAGCGATCATCCGGACTCGCCCTATGCCAAGTACCGCACCGTGCCGATCCTCATCGTGGCCGCCACCCATCAAGTGACGTCTCTCAGGCCTCATCTCGAAGGCGACGAGGGCGTTTTGCCGGCCGATGACTTCGTCGAGACACCCGTGGACCCCAAGGCGCTGCTCACGAAGATCGGCAGGTTGCTTGGCGCCCGATAA
- the aroF gene encoding 3-deoxy-7-phosphoheptulonate synthase, with product MIIVMKHGATQEQLDHVFERITTLGLRYQAIYGEERVVIGVIGEEDVVRTLPLDAMPGVERSFPILHEFRLADREWHEAPSKITINGVVVGGKKLVVMAGPCTIENEAMLVKTAEAVRQAGALVLRGGAFKPRTSPYTFQGHGEAALEYLIEARSITGLPVVTEVMDTAEIELVARYADVLQIGARNMANFSLLKKVGKLDKPILLKRGMASTVRELLMSAEYILSNGNMNVILCERGIRTFEDGTRNTLDLSAVPAIKQMSHLPVIVDPSHGTGRSALVGPMAKAAIAAGADGLMIEVHPNPEEAISDGAQTLSFEQFEQLMRELRPIAEAVGREI from the coding sequence ATGATTATTGTGATGAAGCATGGGGCGACGCAGGAGCAGCTCGACCACGTCTTCGAGCGCATCACGACGCTAGGCCTGCGCTACCAGGCCATCTACGGCGAGGAGCGCGTCGTCATCGGCGTGATCGGCGAAGAGGACGTTGTGCGCACGCTGCCGCTCGACGCAATGCCGGGCGTCGAGCGCAGCTTCCCGATCCTCCACGAGTTCCGGCTGGCGGACCGCGAATGGCACGAGGCGCCGTCGAAGATCACGATCAACGGCGTGGTCGTGGGCGGGAAGAAGCTCGTCGTCATGGCCGGTCCGTGCACGATCGAGAATGAGGCGATGCTCGTCAAGACCGCCGAGGCGGTGCGACAGGCGGGGGCGTTGGTGCTGCGTGGCGGGGCGTTCAAGCCCCGGACCTCTCCGTACACGTTCCAGGGTCACGGCGAGGCGGCACTCGAGTACCTTATCGAGGCCCGCAGTATCACCGGGTTGCCCGTGGTGACCGAGGTGATGGACACCGCCGAGATCGAGCTGGTGGCGCGCTACGCCGACGTGCTGCAGATCGGGGCGCGCAACATGGCCAATTTCAGCCTGCTCAAGAAGGTGGGCAAGCTCGACAAGCCGATACTGCTCAAGCGCGGCATGGCCTCGACGGTGCGCGAGTTGCTCATGTCGGCCGAGTACATCCTGTCCAACGGCAACATGAACGTGATCCTGTGCGAACGCGGCATCCGCACGTTCGAGGACGGTACTCGCAACACGCTTGACCTGAGCGCCGTGCCGGCGATCAAACAGATGAGCCACCTGCCCGTGATCGTCGACCCGAGCCACGGCACGGGCCGCAGCGCGCTCGTCGGACCGATGGCGAAAGCGGCCATCGCCGCCGGTGCCGATGGGTTGATGATCGAGGTCCATCCGAATCCCGAGGAGGCGATCAGCGACGGCGCGCAGACGCTCAGCTTCGAGCAGTTCGAGCAGTTGATGCGCGAGCTCCGCCCAATCGCCGAAGCTGTCGGCCGGGAGATCTAA